Within Actinobaculum sp. 313, the genomic segment GATCCGGTCGATCCGTACAGCGGCATTGGTGGTCGCGGAGATTCACGCCGCACTGCGGGAGGCAGTTCAGCCGGGAATGACCACGGGCGAGTTGGATAGCCTGACCCTGCGAGTGCTGCAGAGGGCCGGTGCGCGTTCTAACTTCTACGGATACTACGACTATCCCGGGCAGGCATGTATCTCGGTCAACGAGGAAATTGTGCATGGCATTCCGGGTGATCGAGTGCTGGCTCCCGGTGATATCGTCTCCTTCGACTGCGGTGCGGTGCTCGATGGATGGCACGGCGACTCTGCCTTCACCGTGGTTCTTTCCGGGGGCGATCCGGCTATTCGCGCCAGGCGGCAGCGCCTCGCCGACATTACGGAAGAGGCGATGTGGCGGGGAATAGCGGCTATGGCGGCCGGCAAACACGTTGGTGACATCGGCCGCGCTATTGACGATTACATCTCTGGGCTGCCCGACGGGCCGAATATAGTCGAAGACTATGTTGGCCACGGCATTGGAACGGCGATGCATCAGGCGCCGGACGTGCCGAACTATCGGACACGCACGCGTGGACCGCGGTTGCGCCCGGGGATGGTGCTGTGCATCGAGCCCATGCTGACTGCGGGTAGCCAGGAGAATATGGTGCTCGATGACGACTGGACCGTGGTGACGGTGGATGGCTCTGACGCCGCACATGTGGAGCACGAGGTCGCGCTGCACTCCGGTGGAATCTGGGTGCTCTCGGCGCCGGACGGGGGAGCGGCGGGTCTGGCGCCTTTTGGAATCCGCCCCGTTCCTTTGGACTGAGCAGTGAGTGCGTGAGCACTCGTGTGTACCGGCTGAGAGGGTAACGCGCCTGGATGAACACGGAAGGTACCGGTTCGCCCGTTTGCTGCGTGCGGTTGCAGGTGCCTGCTACGCCGATGGGCATGAGTGAAAAACGTCGGCGCAAGTGCCGCGGCGGCCTCTACGTGACCCAGTGCACCGGAATCTGGCTTTCACGCTGAACAATACCCGAGTAGGATTAACACTCGGTACGTTGTGCCCAAGGGGTGCACGTATGCGGTTTCCCGCAATCCGGTGGGGGATCGTAGAGAGTGTTAGCGAGGGATATGGCGAAGAAGGATGGCGTCATCGAGGTTGAGGGAACGGTGGTTGAAACCCTCCCCAACGCGATGTTCCGTGTCGAGCTAGAGAACGGGCATGTTGTGCTGGCCCATATTTCTGGCAAGATGCGGCAGCATTACATCAAGATTCTGCCCGAGGATCGGGTGGTTGTGGAGCTTACTCCATACGACCTGAATCGTGGGCGAATCGTCTACCGCTATAAGTGAGCCCTACTGTGCTATCGCCGTCAGGCGGCAGCCGGACGGCAAGGAAGAACGACAATGAAGGTCAAGCCCAGCGTTAAGAGGATCTGTGACAAGTGCAAGGTAATTCGCCGGCACGGTCGTGTCATGGTGATCTGCGAGAACCCGCGGCACAAGCAGCGTCAGGGTTAAGCCCGGCGTAGCGGGCAGAGCCCGCAAGAAAGCGCATCACCAGCCGATTGGCAACCTCCGGACCGAAGGCCGGGGCCTGCGGTGAGACCCGCAGGGATGGCGATGCATCATACCTTCGGAACTATCAACAGGAGCTAAGAAATTGGCACGTCTCTCAGGTGTTGATCTCCCTCGCGAAAAGAGGGTCGAGATCGCGCTCACCTATATCTACGGCATTGGCCGGACACGGGCGGCTGAGGCCTTGGCTGCGACCGGTGTGAATCCGGATACTCGCGTCAAGGACCTTACCGAGGACGATCTGGTCAAACTCAAGAACCATATCGACGAAAACTACAAGGTTGAGGGTGATCTGCGCCGTGAGGTCCAGGCGGACATTCGCCGCAAGATCGAGATCGGCTGCTACCAGGGTCTACGCCATCGGCGTGGCCTGCCGGTTCGCGGCCAGCGCACCAAGACCAACGCGCGTACCCGCAAGGGGCCGAAGCGTACCGTTGCCGGAAAGAAGAAGGCTAAGTAAGCCTCGTCGTTAGTTCGAGAGAGAAAGTAGATTATGCCACGTCAGTCTGCCTCCGGCACCCGTCGGCCCCGCCGTAAGGACCGCCGGAATATTGCAGTGGGCCAGGCCCACATAAAGTCCACCTTCAACAACACCATTGTGTCGATTACTGACCCCACTGGCGCAGTTATTGCATCTTGCTCCTCGGGGCAGGTTGGTTTCAAGGGATCGCGTAAGTCGACGCCGTATGCGGCTCAGCTCGCGGCCGAGAACGCTGCCCGGCAAGCGATGGACCAGGGCATGAAGAAGGTCGATGTCTTTGTGAAGGGTCCGGGATCGGGCCGTGAAACCGCCATTCGGTCGCTGACCGCATCCGGCCTCGAGGTTACGTCGATTTCTGATGTGACACCGCAGGCGCATAACGGGTGCCGTCCTCCTAAGCGTCGCCGCGTGTAGCGGTGTGCTGCGGCTTATCAATCGCCGCGTTCCCTGCCGTGACTGCGGCGGAACCGGCGCGAAGCCGCTGGTCACAATCGACTTGGGCCCGTTGTGGGGCCATGTCGTACGGCTGGACCGAGAGCCGTACGAGTAACGCGGACATCAAATAGCGGGTGTCCGCTGAAAGGAAAGAATCGTGCTGATCACACAGCGTCCTGTCCTCACAGAGGAACAGGTCTCCGAGTATCGCTCGCGGTTTACACTCGAACCCCTCGAGCCGGGGTTCGGATACACCCTGGGTAACTCCATGCGGCGCACACTGTTGTCTTCTATTCCGGGTGCAGCAGTCACTTCCATTCGTATCGACGGCGTGCTCCATGAGTTCTCCACCATCGCCGGAGTAAAAGAAGATGTCGCGGAGATTATCCTCAATTTGAAGGAGCTGGTCGTCTCCTCCGAGAACGACGAGCCGGTGCTGATGTACCTGCGCAAACAGGGACCCTGCGAGGTTACCGCCGCCGACATTACGCCGCCCGCAGGCGTTGAGATCCACAACCCTGATCTTCATATCGCCACGCTCAATGAGAAGGGCAAGATCGAGGTTGACCTGACCGTCGAGCGCGGTCGCGGCTATGTTTCCGCCGCACAGAACAAGGGAGCCGACGACGAGATCGGGCGTATTCCGATCGACTCTATCTATTCCCCGGTTCTGAAGGTGTCGTACAAGGTTGAGGCCACCCGTGTGGAACAGCGTACCGACTTCGACAAGCTTATTGTTGATGTTGAGGTCAAGCAGTCCACGACGCCGCGTGACGCGCTAGCCTCGGCCGGGAAGACGCTGGTGGAACTGTTCGGACTGCTGGTTGATCTGAACACGGAGGCCGAAGGAATTGAAGTCGGCCCGGCGCCGGTTGTGGAGACGCAGTCTTCCGACCTGCAGCGCCCGATCACCATTTTGAATCTGCCGGCCCGCTCGCAGAACTGCCTGCAGCGCGAGGGCATCCATACCATTGGCGAGCTCGTGCAGCGTTCCGAGGCCGACCTCCTGGACATTCGCAACTTCGGCGCGAAGTCCATTGAGGACGTTAAGGATGAACTGGCGAAGCTCGACCTGCGTCTTAAGGATTCCCCGGCAGGCTTCCTCGCGGGTTATGGCGAGGAGAGCTATACCATGCAGTTCAGCGACGACCTGCAGGCCTGAGGCCCGCAGCATTATAGGAGACAAGTACTATGCCCAAGCCTACGAAAGGCCCGCGTCTCGGTGGCTCTGCCGCCCACCAGCGGCACATCATCGCCAACCTGTGTAAGGACCTCATCCGCAACAAGTCGGTGCGGACCACGCAGGCGCGCGCCAAGGCCGTGCAGCCGTATATGGAGAAGCTCATTACGAAGGCGAAGCGTGGCGATACGGCCAACCGCCGCCAGGCGCTGAAGGTGCTTGGCGATCGCGAACTGGCCTACATCCTCTTCGAGGAGCTGGCTCCGCTATTCGCCGAGCGCGACGGTGGGTACACCCGCATCACCAAGATCGGTAACCGCAAGGGCGACAACGCCCCGATGGCGGTCATTTCTCTGGTGACCGAGAAGGTTTCGCCGAAGCAGGCCGTTGTACAGGAGGCCGAGAAGGCCGCCGCCAAGGCTGCTGCGGCTGAGGAATCTGCGGAGGAAGTGGAGGAGTCCGAATCCGCAGAGTCTGCGGAGTCCGCCGAGAGTTCCGAGTCGGCAGAGTTGGCAGATGATGCCGAGGCTACCGACGACGCCGAGAAGTAAACGATTCTTATACGGTGAGGGGGCACTCCGTCGGGTGCCCCCTCGTTGTTTACGCCTGGGTGTCATTTCCGACTGGGCGTTGTTCCCGACTGCGCGGCGTGGCCGAGATGCGCGGCTTGGCCCCGGTTTCGTGTTGTCTTCTCGGCGCCTCGGCGTCGTTGCTGATCAGGCGTCTGCCGCTCGGGCGTTGTGGCCGAGATGGGCGTTGTCTCCGGCTGGGCATCGGGTGGGGGCTGCGGGGCTTAGAGGCCGGTTTGTGTGTCTAGGTTGGGCGTGTTGGGGTGGCTGCTGACACCCAGTACATCGTGTGCTTGTAGACTCTCCGGGTTTTCCTCCAAACTCCGGGTTATTCGCGGAGAACTGGGGAAACCCGGAGACTTCGGGTAGCGTGCTATGGCCCGGGTTGCGGGTAGGTGCATCACGGGTTCGGGTCGGGGGTGGGAGTTGCCCCGCGGCACCTAGCCTGCATGTGGCGCACTGCGCTCCGGCCTGTTAGCGGTGCGGGCGGGCGAGCGACCAAGCGCGCACGCCACCGTTCATTCCGGCAGCATTGGGAATAAAACTGACGTTGTCGCCTAGCCGGGCGCGCACGGTCGGCGAAATTCGCGCGCTATTGCCACCTCCCAAATAGAGTCGGTCCCAGCGGAAGACGGGCCACAGATACTCAAGGGCACGCAGCACTCGGCGGGACCAGGCGGAATCGCCAAGCCGGATACGCTCCGCCTCACCGATCACGTCATCGTAGGTCAAGCCCCACCGCATAGGAGCGTGCGACAATTCGAGATGCGGCGCCAGCTGGCCGTCGTCGACAAGCGCGGAACCCAATCCGGTTCCCAGCGTGATGACGAGTTCGGAGCCTCGGCCCGAGACCACACCGGCGGCAGCGACTTCGGCGTCGTTCAACACTAACGCGGGTACGGCGAACCGTTCCTGCAATACCGCGGCCATGTCGAGGTGGTCCCATGCCTCCGCCAGCTCCGGAACAATCTTCGTATGCGGTCCGGAGCGCCGAATGTAGTGCGGCGTGTAGATTACGATCCCATGGCGGATCATGCCCGGCATACCCAGGGTGATGCGGTCGAATTCACCAAGAGAGTGCGCATGGTCCGCAACGATGCCGAGAAGGTCCTCGGAGAGAGGGGATAACGCAGGGCGGTTCGTTGCGGCGGGCCGATTTGAAAGCCTCCTGGGTCCAAGATGCAGCTCTTGATTCCGCCGCCGCCGCAGTCGACGGCGAGCGTGCGCGGCTTGGGTGGACCCAGCGGGGTATGGGAGACTTCACTCATGACTTCGACGGTATCGCAAACTGTGCGGCTGCGTCTCGATCTGGCGTACGACGGTGCGGGTTTTCACGGTTGGGCGGCACAGCCCGGATTACGAACCGTGGAAGGAACGCTGGCGGAGGCCTTGACCACCGTCTTGCGTCATGAGGTGCAGCTCACCGTTGCCGGGCGTACTGATGCCGGTGTCCATGCACGTGGTCAGGTAGCGCACGTCGATGTTCCAGCGGCCGCCTTCGCGGGCCTTTCCGGCCGTAGCAAGCGGGAGCCGACGGAGGCCTTGCGGGCGCGGCTGACAGGCGTGTTGCTGCGCGCAAGTGTTGGCGGTCCGCGGGGATCGTCAGACCTTCTTGTTCGCGCGGTATCGCTTGCACCCGCGGGATTCGATGCGCGCTTCTCCGCGCTTGCTCGCACCTACAGTTATCAGGTAGCCGATTCCGTTGGCGGTTACGACCCACTGCGCCGCAGCACCGTTCTCTGGTTGCCGGAAAGACTGGATGTGCAGGCAATGCAGCGGGCAGCGATCCCGTTGCTCGGGGAACATGACTTTCTTTCCTACTGCAAGCCGCGCGAGGGGGCGACGACGGTGCGCGAGTTGCAGCTGCTCGAGATTGCACGGCGTGGCGAACTAGTGCAATTCACCGTCCGTGCCGACGCATTCTGCCATTCCATGGTTCGCACATTGGTGGGGACTCTGTTGCGGGTCGGAAATGGAAAGAGACCCGAAGAATGGCCTGCGGAGCGGTTGGCGGCGCGCAGACGCGACGGCGAGGTTGTGGTGGCACCTGCCCATCCCCTCACCTTGGAGCGCGTCAATTATCCTGATGATGCGCAATTGGCGTCGCGGGCCCAGGTTACGCGGGCGGTCCGGAATTGTGGTTGTTAGCAGAACTGGTCCATCATGGGTAAATGTGGAGGCAGATCACGTTGCGAAAGAGGTACGAGTGGACTCAGGAAAGGTAATTGAACGCTACCCCGTTCCGCCGGAAAAGCCGCGGTATACGAGCGAGGTGCAGAAAGTATCCGGTCGACGCGGGCCGCGCCTCTACGAGGCGGTTGCCGGAGTGTTCGTCGTTTTCGGATTGATCTTAGCGTTTTGGTTGGCGGGACTGCTGTTGATGCGCGCTTTACCCGGGGAACCGCTATGGATTGTGTACTTGCTGCTATTCTGGGCGCTGTTAACATACCTTGCCCTTCCACGCTTGCACCAGTTGTTCACACTGATTTATGTGCCGGATTACTTCATCGGACGGACCCGTACAGGTGACGGGTTGCTGGGTGACCCGGTGAACCTCGCATTGGAGGGCAGCGAGGAAGATATTCACGCTGCGATGCAGGCGGCGGGATGGACGCTTGCCGATGAGATAACTCTGCGTTCTTCGTGGGGGATGATCGTTTCGGCTCTCGGGCGTCGTTCTTATCCGGCGGCCCCGGTCTCCAATTTGTATCTTTTTGGGCGGCGCCATGCTTTTGCCTACCAACAGGAAGTCGATGGGAACGCTTCGCAACGTCATCATGTGCGATTCTGGCGCACGCCAGACGGCTGGCGTTTGCCCGGCGGTGAAAGAGTGCAGTGGCTCGCTGCGGGAACCTATGACCGCTCGGTCGGGCTATCCGCTTTTACCGGGCAGGTCACACACAAGATCGATGCGAACATTGACATCGAACGTGACTACATCATCAATACGGTTCGCTACGCGGATCCTCAGTCAAGCGTGCGGGTGATTGACCAATTCTCCACCTCGTACCACTCCCGCAACGGCGGCGGAGACGAGGTACATACAGACGGTGATCTTCCTGTTCTTGATGTCGCGGGTGCCGCGCCGCGGTTGCGACTCTCCACCGCAGACGGCGGGGAGCAGAGCGAGCGCGCGCACCGCCTGCCGCCTCTGCCCCTGCTCGGGGCGGGATTGCTGAGCATTATGTCTGTTGTCGCAGCCTGTGGCGATGTGTTGCAAGGTCCGGATGCTTTGACCGGAACACGCCTTGTTGTGCAGTCGTTGATACTGCTGACGTGGATCCAGGCGGTCCGGCACAGGCGTTGGGCCTGGGTCGCCTTCATGGCAATCGAAACTCTTGCTGCCTTTGGAACGCTGTGTTTCCCCGACGAAGCCAGTGGTATTTTCCAAGCGGCGCTCGCGGTGCTCGTCGTTCTGGCCGTCACGGCGAATCCGGTGCGCGCCTGGGTTAATGAAGGTCGCACCGACCCGCGCGTCCGGCTTCCGCAGTCGTGAGACGTATGTGCATGACGTCTGGAGCAAACCGTTGAATGGGCGCGGCACGTGCCGCTGATTGGCTAAAGAACGACCCGCTGACCAGGCGGCTAGCCCACGTCGCCATACGATTCGTGCCACCGGTCCGTCTGGAGCGGGCACGATCCAGACGCACCCGCTCCAGAGGAACGCTGCGAGGGCTCGCGCCCGTTCCAAGGTACCTGCGGCGTGCCACTAGCAACAGTTCATTTGCACTGCAGTTAGTTCCAAAGCAGGCCCGGTGCGAAGACCTCCTCTTTGATCTCTTCAAAGAGTCCGATCTCCCGCGCGACGTCGAGAACCGTGTAACGTGACCGGTAGTACATGGCGCGGGGGAAGGTCTCGCGCACATCGTCGGCGGTCAAGCCGATGTCTTCCGGACGCGACGGCGCACCGGCCTCGGCCAGCATCCGCTGCAGCTCCTTAACGGGCATGAGTTGCCCGGAGAGTCGCTCCCGCAGTGTGGGCCAAGCGGCGCGCAGTTTCTCGACCCGCGTGCGTAGCCCATCCGCATCAACGTACTTCTCACGGGTCTCGTTGATCCCCTTGTCGATCAACGGCCCGGACATTGTGTTGCGAATATCGGCCTCAATGGCGCCCCAGGACGGCCAGGCGGCCACCACGGCGTCGATATCGAGTGCGGAAATATCCCGCAGCAGGAAACGCTCGTGGAAAGCCGTCATAGCGAGCGTCCCGATCACCACCTTGAAGCCGTGGCTCAGGGGCGGGTCGAGCTCGGCGCCCAAATGGTTCAGCTCCCACAGGTGACTGAAATAGTGCTCGGCACCCGAGGCGGGCCGAGTGCCACGCGCCACCTGCATGGCTAAGCCGGACATGACTAGACCGGAACATAGACCCTCGTAGGCCTCGGGTACGCCAGCGGCGAGTTCGGTCGGCCGTGACAGGGCTTCGCGCACGCCTCCTTGGACCAGTTTCCATGCCAGCGGGTGAATGGGATCGACACCGACGGCGTCGGCGTACATCCAGTCCGCCCCGGCGGGAATCTTCGCCGAGAGATCGCCATAACCTGACGCTGCCATGGGACGCGGGGCGCCAGCGGCGACGTCCAGATCAAAGATCACTGTATGAGGAGCCGGGCAGGGCATGGTGATCTTCAAACCGTCGCGCGTCATAGGGGCGCCGAAGCCGGTGTAGCCGTCCATGGAGGCAGCTGTTGCGACGACGGCGTAAGGTTGGTCAAGTTCCCCGGAGGCCAGCTTTGTGAGATCGTTGAGTGTGCCGGAGCCGATGGCGATTCCAAGAGCTCCGCCCGCTGTCAAACGTTCTTTAATCTCCACACAGTGATCGTAGGAGGCATAGAGGGTTGGCCTGCCGGGGAAAATCATTGGGTCGATGGCGGTAACGCCATCCTCCGCCTCCAGATAACCCTGGATGGTCGCTCCCGCAGCCTGCCAGGTATTCTCGTCGGCGACCAACATGACCGGGCGATTCCCGACGCTGCGCAGCATCTGGGCGATGATCTCTCCAGACTTTGTGATGACGCCGCGTCCGACCTCAATAGCCTTGGTGCTTTCGGCCTGGGCGAGCCCTTGTGCGGTGATGTCCTCTTCTGCAGTCATTTCTTTCCTTATTCTCCGTGGTTGAGAACTGTATTCCTTGTGACACCGACTCATATGCATGCCGGATACCGCGCAGATCGATTGGCAATATCGGAGAAGGCCATCGCGCAGATCCCTGCACCTTGCGGTTGTCTCAACCTTTGTTTGTTCGATGGTCGAAAGAGGCGTGATGGAGCTCGAAGAGTGCCGGGTAGAGTTCCGCATACTGGTCGACCCAGAAGCGATACTCCTCGTAGCGTGCCGGGTCTGGCACGATTGTGGTCTTCTCGTGAACCATCGCCGCAGCCGCTTCGTGTAGGTCCTTGTACCGACCTGCCGCAACGGCCGCCATCATGGCCGAACCAAGGGTGGGGCCGTCCTGCACTTCGGTTATTTTGATGCGCAGTCCCGTAATATCGGCATGCATTTGTAGCCAGGAGGGGCTATTCAATGCTCCACCACATGCCACAATGACTTCCGGGTTGTAGCCGAGTGAGCGCAGAGTACGTAGGTTCATTTCCAAGCCGTAGCAGGTGGCCTCCTGGATCGCGTGGTAAATGTGCTCTCGGCTGTGGTTCAGGCTCAGGCCGGTGATGGTGCCGCGGGCGCGCGCGTCCGTATAGGGGCTTCGGTTGCCCTGGAAGTAGTCCGTGACAAGCACACCGTCCGATCCGGGGCCGATATCCTTGCTGGCCTCGTTGAGGATCTCATAAGGGGAAGGACCGCCGTTCTTATGTGCTTCGGCTAGATCGGCGCAGAAGGTCTGCA encodes:
- the map gene encoding type I methionyl aminopeptidase → MEHIEYKTDAEIRSIRTAALVVAEIHAALREAVQPGMTTGELDSLTLRVLQRAGARSNFYGYYDYPGQACISVNEEIVHGIPGDRVLAPGDIVSFDCGAVLDGWHGDSAFTVVLSGGDPAIRARRQRLADITEEAMWRGIAAMAAGKHVGDIGRAIDDYISGLPDGPNIVEDYVGHGIGTAMHQAPDVPNYRTRTRGPRLRPGMVLCIEPMLTAGSQENMVLDDDWTVVTVDGSDAAHVEHEVALHSGGIWVLSAPDGGAAGLAPFGIRPVPLD
- the infA gene encoding translation initiation factor IF-1 — protein: MAKKDGVIEVEGTVVETLPNAMFRVELENGHVVLAHISGKMRQHYIKILPEDRVVVELTPYDLNRGRIVYRYK
- the rpmJ gene encoding 50S ribosomal protein L36, coding for MKVKPSVKRICDKCKVIRRHGRVMVICENPRHKQRQG
- the rpsM gene encoding 30S ribosomal protein S13, coding for MARLSGVDLPREKRVEIALTYIYGIGRTRAAEALAATGVNPDTRVKDLTEDDLVKLKNHIDENYKVEGDLRREVQADIRRKIEIGCYQGLRHRRGLPVRGQRTKTNARTRKGPKRTVAGKKKAK
- the rpsK gene encoding 30S ribosomal protein S11; its protein translation is MPRQSASGTRRPRRKDRRNIAVGQAHIKSTFNNTIVSITDPTGAVIASCSSGQVGFKGSRKSTPYAAQLAAENAARQAMDQGMKKVDVFVKGPGSGRETAIRSLTASGLEVTSISDVTPQAHNGCRPPKRRRV
- a CDS encoding DNA-directed RNA polymerase subunit alpha, with amino-acid sequence MLITQRPVLTEEQVSEYRSRFTLEPLEPGFGYTLGNSMRRTLLSSIPGAAVTSIRIDGVLHEFSTIAGVKEDVAEIILNLKELVVSSENDEPVLMYLRKQGPCEVTAADITPPAGVEIHNPDLHIATLNEKGKIEVDLTVERGRGYVSAAQNKGADDEIGRIPIDSIYSPVLKVSYKVEATRVEQRTDFDKLIVDVEVKQSTTPRDALASAGKTLVELFGLLVDLNTEAEGIEVGPAPVVETQSSDLQRPITILNLPARSQNCLQREGIHTIGELVQRSEADLLDIRNFGAKSIEDVKDELAKLDLRLKDSPAGFLAGYGEESYTMQFSDDLQA
- the rplQ gene encoding 50S ribosomal protein L17, which codes for MPKPTKGPRLGGSAAHQRHIIANLCKDLIRNKSVRTTQARAKAVQPYMEKLITKAKRGDTANRRQALKVLGDRELAYILFEELAPLFAERDGGYTRITKIGNRKGDNAPMAVISLVTEKVSPKQAVVQEAEKAAAKAAAAEESAEEVEESESAESAESAESSESAELADDAEATDDAEK
- the truA gene encoding tRNA pseudouridine(38-40) synthase TruA; this translates as MTSTVSQTVRLRLDLAYDGAGFHGWAAQPGLRTVEGTLAEALTTVLRHEVQLTVAGRTDAGVHARGQVAHVDVPAAAFAGLSGRSKREPTEALRARLTGVLLRASVGGPRGSSDLLVRAVSLAPAGFDARFSALARTYSYQVADSVGGYDPLRRSTVLWLPERLDVQAMQRAAIPLLGEHDFLSYCKPREGATTVRELQLLEIARRGELVQFTVRADAFCHSMVRTLVGTLLRVGNGKRPEEWPAERLAARRRDGEVVVAPAHPLTLERVNYPDDAQLASRAQVTRAVRNCGC
- a CDS encoding LssY C-terminal domain-containing protein, which translates into the protein MDSGKVIERYPVPPEKPRYTSEVQKVSGRRGPRLYEAVAGVFVVFGLILAFWLAGLLLMRALPGEPLWIVYLLLFWALLTYLALPRLHQLFTLIYVPDYFIGRTRTGDGLLGDPVNLALEGSEEDIHAAMQAAGWTLADEITLRSSWGMIVSALGRRSYPAAPVSNLYLFGRRHAFAYQQEVDGNASQRHHVRFWRTPDGWRLPGGERVQWLAAGTYDRSVGLSAFTGQVTHKIDANIDIERDYIINTVRYADPQSSVRVIDQFSTSYHSRNGGGDEVHTDGDLPVLDVAGAAPRLRLSTADGGEQSERAHRLPPLPLLGAGLLSIMSVVAACGDVLQGPDALTGTRLVVQSLILLTWIQAVRHRRWAWVAFMAIETLAAFGTLCFPDEASGIFQAALAVLVVLAVTANPVRAWVNEGRTDPRVRLPQS
- a CDS encoding sn-glycerol-1-phosphate dehydrogenase produces the protein MTAEEDITAQGLAQAESTKAIEVGRGVITKSGEIIAQMLRSVGNRPVMLVADENTWQAAGATIQGYLEAEDGVTAIDPMIFPGRPTLYASYDHCVEIKERLTAGGALGIAIGSGTLNDLTKLASGELDQPYAVVATAASMDGYTGFGAPMTRDGLKITMPCPAPHTVIFDLDVAAGAPRPMAASGYGDLSAKIPAGADWMYADAVGVDPIHPLAWKLVQGGVREALSRPTELAAGVPEAYEGLCSGLVMSGLAMQVARGTRPASGAEHYFSHLWELNHLGAELDPPLSHGFKVVIGTLAMTAFHERFLLRDISALDIDAVVAAWPSWGAIEADIRNTMSGPLIDKGINETREKYVDADGLRTRVEKLRAAWPTLRERLSGQLMPVKELQRMLAEAGAPSRPEDIGLTADDVRETFPRAMYYRSRYTVLDVAREIGLFEEIKEEVFAPGLLWN